In a single window of the Fusarium falciforme chromosome 3, complete sequence genome:
- a CDS encoding Zf-His-Me-endon domain-containing protein — MNFNGAIKTEPVPKVETGITRELAPNAAPMSRSRGNPDLTKTATSSFAAPDFSSGLVMDDDGCPTCPTRKGKERTRAQPNPSTPIVVKDDIDEEELPWAGIILKRARAHSPPAASCSKRQTLVPAHNYGASSSSSASSHQTSSLATIATSSGVSRVVPEWPLRRPLWLDNLKEVYDSDLNEFYRYIDIWFKRVETNISIARVDDYSRWIRLNYNESRCFTGIIHAFPYASLTECLQAIDMVRGHTGAVATYMKWQIALREFTMPGSRIPKKHFLATKNYTPIEFQHVLTGTRETSHLCDFAYCINPTHLTIESHANNMDRGKCFAQARSDAEKGMKIRKHCAVHSPPCLLQLACEPSTGKIITEYESLGNPAVQDLPPQTKPTRGPALFATNIRIVS, encoded by the exons ATGAACTTCAACGGCGCCATCAAGACCGAGCCTGTTCCCAAGGTTGAGACAGGTATCACACGCGAGCTTGCCCCAAACGCGGCGCCCATGTCAAGATCGAGGGGAAACCCAGACTTGACGAAGACGGCGACATCATCTTT CGCCGCCCCCGACTTCTCCTCTGGCCTGGTCATGGACGATGATGGTTGCCCGACCTGTCCCACACGCAAAGGAAAGGAGCGAACACGAGCTCAACCCAACCCATCCACTCCTATTGTTGTAAAAGACGAtatcgatgaagaagagctACCCTGGGCCGGCATCATCCTGAAACGGGCGAGAGCCCACAGCCCACCTGCTGCCTCATGCTCGAAAAGGCAAACACTTGTTCCCGCCCACAACTATggtgcctcctcctcctcctccgcctcgtcTCACCAGACCTCATCATTAGCAACCATAGCAACATCTTCTGGGGTAAGCCGTGTGGTGCCAGAGTGGCCCCTCAGGCGTCCACTATGGCTCGATAACCTCAAAGAAGTCTATGATTCAGACCTAAACGAGTTTTACCGCTATATCGATATCTGGTTCAAACGGGTCGAGACGAATATCAGTATCGCGCGAGTGGATGATTATTCCCGTTGGATCCGCCTAAACTACAATGAGTCGAGATGTTTCACTGGAATCATCCATGCGTTTCCTTATGCAAGTCTCACTGAGTGCTTGCAAGCTATCGACATGGTAAGGGGCCATACCGGGGCAGTTGCCACCTACATGAAGTGGCAGATCGCGCTGCGAGAATTCACCATGCCCGGCTCGCGCATCCCAAAGAAACATTTCCTTGCGACAAAGAACTACACACCCATCGAGTTCCAGCACGTCTTGACTGGTACGAGGGAGACCTCACACCTTTGTGACTTCGCCTACTGCATCAACCCCACGCATCTTACCATCGAGTCTCATGCCAACAACATGGACCGGGGGAAATGCTTCGCCCAAGCGAGGTCAGATGCTGAGAAGGGCATGAAGATTCGAAAACATTGCGCAGTACACTCCCCACCATGCTTGCTACAGCTTGCATGTGAGCCGTCAACAGGAAAGATCATCACCGAGTACGAGAGTCTCGGGAACCCAGCTGTCCAGGACCTGCCCCCGCAAACTAAGCCCACCAGGGGACCGGCACTGTTTGCCACCAACATCCGAATCGTCAGCTGA